The following proteins come from a genomic window of Oricola thermophila:
- a CDS encoding efflux RND transporter permease subunit, with amino-acid sequence MSQSQIRSGIADLFVSRPILAIVLNLLIAIAGLAALSSVEVREMPDVDQPVLSVTIDWDGAAPETVDTEVTSVVEDALTQLDGLEGISSTSSYGRSRLTIDLADGTDIDTAANEVSELLTRAERQLPDGIDDPTVTKNDSDSQPIMRLALLGTASMAELTELAEGIVSDRLSAIEGVAEVQVMGSQENEFRVEVDLTAMVGRGLELDDVEAALQTLRIDTALGDLDSDSQSVLLRSADPEVTADTIADLRIDTHTRVGDIALVQYTADEKDVIARVDGQSSVGIGVVRQSLGNTLAISQQAREAVEDLQTELPDGVRLVIVADDGIFVEQSIDEVTATIALAVLIVVAVIFAFLRSWRAVLIPTVTIPLSLAGTIAAIWLAGFSVNTITLLALVLATGMVVDDSIVVVENIVRRRHLGLGAHAAAAAGTNEVFFAVISTTATLAAVFIPISFLPGQAGGIFAEFGFVLAFCVTLSSFVALTLAPALAARLDPGGTGRVTEEEDEKRSRRGVTGLYLKLVDRALAAPALTIGAAVAFAIVSYGTFSGLTSALTPAEDRGAFLIRGTAPSGASLGFTESQVSQVEALLQPYVDSGEIEAVQALVGFGGSSSAFVIARLADWDERDRSQQELLAELNPQLARIPGISVFAISPNSLGIRGAGRGLQFALLGDDYDRLAEEGDALVAAMAEDPAFSNPTLSYDTTTPMLSVDIDREMATELGVSPESIATTISALTEGVTATEVFVDGTETDVTLVPGGKPITDPTDIENVHVRSSDGDYVPLSSMVMLTQTSTASTLAREERSRAVPGEANLGAGVSLGEAAARAEELAAEVLSDDARLIFRGEAAALEESQSGTALVFGVALLVVLLVLAAQFESFASATVIMLTVPFGLGAAVMAIWLSGGTLNYYSQIGLVILIGIMAKNGILIVEFANQLRERGQDVDSAIRNAVRLRIRPVMMTAVSTVVGGLPLVLSSGAGAEARAAVGWVIVGGLGFSTIFTLFLTPVFYRLIAPLGGEPGKAAHRLETEKQAMAPAE; translated from the coding sequence ATGTCGCAAAGCCAGATTCGCTCCGGGATCGCCGACCTCTTCGTCTCGCGGCCCATTCTCGCCATCGTTCTCAACCTGCTGATCGCAATTGCCGGACTGGCCGCCCTGTCGTCGGTCGAGGTGCGGGAAATGCCCGACGTGGACCAGCCCGTCCTCTCGGTGACCATCGACTGGGACGGCGCCGCCCCGGAAACCGTGGACACCGAGGTAACCTCCGTCGTCGAGGACGCCCTGACCCAGCTCGACGGCCTGGAAGGGATCTCCTCGACCTCAAGCTACGGCCGCAGCCGCCTGACGATCGACCTCGCCGACGGCACCGACATCGACACCGCTGCCAACGAGGTGAGCGAACTGCTGACCCGCGCCGAGCGGCAGCTGCCGGACGGGATCGACGATCCGACGGTGACCAAGAACGATTCCGATTCCCAGCCGATCATGCGCCTTGCCCTGCTCGGCACCGCCTCCATGGCGGAACTGACCGAGCTGGCCGAGGGCATCGTTTCCGACCGGCTTTCCGCCATCGAGGGCGTGGCCGAGGTCCAGGTGATGGGCAGCCAGGAGAACGAGTTCCGCGTCGAGGTCGACCTCACGGCGATGGTCGGACGCGGGCTGGAGCTGGATGACGTCGAGGCGGCGCTGCAGACGCTGCGCATCGACACGGCACTGGGCGACCTGGATTCCGACAGCCAGTCGGTGCTGCTGCGCAGCGCCGACCCGGAAGTGACCGCCGACACGATCGCCGACCTGCGCATCGACACCCATACCCGCGTGGGCGACATCGCGCTCGTCCAGTATACCGCCGACGAGAAGGACGTGATCGCGCGCGTCGACGGCCAGAGCTCTGTCGGCATCGGCGTGGTGCGGCAATCGCTCGGCAACACGCTGGCGATCTCGCAACAGGCCCGCGAGGCGGTCGAGGATCTCCAGACCGAGCTGCCCGACGGCGTCCGCCTCGTCATCGTGGCCGACGACGGCATTTTCGTCGAGCAGTCGATCGACGAAGTCACGGCCACCATCGCGCTGGCCGTCCTGATCGTCGTCGCGGTGATCTTCGCCTTCCTGCGGTCCTGGCGCGCGGTGCTGATTCCCACTGTCACCATCCCGCTCTCCCTCGCCGGAACGATCGCGGCGATCTGGCTCGCCGGCTTCTCGGTCAACACCATCACGCTGCTGGCCCTTGTGCTCGCCACGGGCATGGTGGTGGACGACTCGATCGTGGTGGTCGAGAACATCGTTCGCCGGCGCCATCTCGGGCTGGGCGCCCACGCGGCCGCCGCCGCCGGCACCAACGAGGTGTTCTTCGCCGTCATATCGACCACGGCGACGCTGGCCGCGGTCTTCATTCCGATCTCCTTCCTGCCGGGACAGGCCGGCGGCATCTTCGCCGAGTTCGGCTTCGTGCTGGCCTTCTGCGTGACGCTGTCCTCCTTCGTGGCGCTGACCCTTGCCCCCGCACTGGCCGCCCGGCTCGATCCCGGCGGCACGGGACGGGTGACCGAGGAGGAAGACGAGAAGCGCAGCCGCCGGGGCGTGACCGGCCTCTATCTGAAGCTGGTCGACCGCGCGCTCGCCGCCCCGGCCCTGACCATCGGCGCGGCGGTCGCCTTCGCCATCGTCTCCTACGGCACCTTCTCGGGCCTCACCTCGGCCCTGACCCCCGCGGAGGATCGCGGCGCCTTCCTGATCCGTGGCACCGCCCCGTCGGGCGCAAGCCTCGGCTTCACCGAATCGCAGGTCTCCCAGGTCGAGGCACTGCTGCAGCCCTATGTCGACAGCGGCGAAATCGAGGCCGTGCAGGCGCTTGTCGGATTCGGCGGCTCGTCCAGCGCCTTCGTCATCGCCCGGCTGGCCGACTGGGACGAGCGCGACCGCAGCCAGCAGGAACTCCTTGCCGAGCTGAATCCGCAACTGGCCCGCATTCCGGGCATCTCGGTCTTTGCCATTTCGCCCAACAGCCTCGGCATCCGCGGCGCCGGGCGCGGCCTGCAGTTCGCCCTGCTCGGCGACGACTACGACCGGCTGGCCGAGGAAGGCGATGCCCTCGTGGCCGCGATGGCCGAGGACCCGGCCTTCTCCAACCCGACGCTTTCCTACGACACGACGACGCCGATGCTGAGCGTCGACATCGACCGCGAGATGGCGACCGAGCTGGGCGTTTCGCCCGAAAGCATCGCCACCACCATCAGCGCGCTGACCGAGGGCGTGACGGCGACGGAGGTCTTCGTCGACGGAACGGAAACCGATGTCACCCTGGTTCCGGGCGGCAAGCCGATCACCGATCCGACGGACATCGAGAATGTCCATGTCCGCAGCAGCGACGGCGACTACGTGCCGCTGTCCTCGATGGTGATGCTGACCCAGACCTCCACCGCCTCGACCCTCGCCCGCGAGGAACGGTCCCGCGCCGTGCCCGGCGAGGCCAATCTCGGCGCCGGGGTAAGCCTCGGCGAGGCGGCGGCGCGGGCCGAGGAACTTGCCGCCGAGGTCCTTTCGGACGATGCGCGCCTGATATTCCGGGGCGAGGCGGCGGCGCTGGAGGAAAGCCAGTCCGGCACGGCGCTGGTCTTCGGTGTTGCGCTCTTGGTCGTGCTGCTGGTGCTGGCCGCCCAGTTCGAGAGCTTCGCCTCGGCCACGGTCATCATGCTGACGGTTCCCTTCGGGCTCGGCGCGGCGGTGATGGCGATCTGGCTGAGCGGCGGCACGCTCAACTACTACAGCCAGATCGGCCTGGTGATCCTGATCGGCATCATGGCCAAGAACGGCATCCTGATCGTGGAATTCGCCAACCAGCTGCGCGAGCGCGGCCAGGACGTCGACAGCGCCATCCGCAACGCCGTGCGGCTGCGCATCCGGCCGGTGATGATGACCGCGGTCTCGACGGTGGTCGGCGGCCTGCCGCTGGTGCTGTCCTCCGGCGCCGGCGCGGAGGCGCGCGCCGCCGTCGGCTGGGTCATCGTCGGCGGACTGGGCTTCTCCACGATCTTCACCCTGTTCCTGACCCCGGTCTTCTACCGCCTCATCGCCCCTCTGGGCGGCGAGCCGGGCAAGGCCGCCCATCGCCTGGAGACCGAGAAGCAGGCGATGGCGCCGGCCGAATGA
- a CDS encoding efflux RND transporter periplasmic adaptor subunit, protein MAQSLRDKAAWRVRAPLSMETKLKRFLPPLAGIAIVALAWFATFGMPFMEQDPDTGTQGAASASVPPAGGPPGGGPRGRGAGATVVTLAEVEVLPFTEVFRSVGTARAQASVTVETEVAGKVTEVHFGANQEIEAGDPLVSLDDRVEQIALRTARANLAEAKATLERYTALMDMNSGAVSAVNVAEAETQVEIAEADVARAEYDLEQKTIRAPISGTLGLTDVEPGVYLAAASEIVTITDQTHLTIEFGLPDRAANIVQVGQPVRLITGSLPGRVFEGTVEGYDGQIDSTTRTIKVRAGIDNTDGLLLPGMIFNVLLAHENEPLPRVPATAITWSRDGASVWAVEQGKAEPVSVTIRHRADDMVWLDAELEEGRQVVVEGVQKLREGSQVTTAGQMAEAGNPGSGRRNAATAAAEGSAN, encoded by the coding sequence ATGGCCCAGTCATTGCGCGACAAGGCTGCGTGGCGCGTCCGCGCTCCGCTATCCATGGAGACGAAGTTGAAACGGTTTCTTCCCCCCCTTGCCGGGATCGCCATCGTGGCACTGGCCTGGTTTGCGACATTCGGCATGCCCTTCATGGAACAGGATCCGGACACCGGAACGCAGGGCGCGGCATCCGCATCCGTTCCGCCGGCCGGGGGGCCTCCCGGCGGCGGTCCGCGCGGACGCGGCGCGGGCGCGACCGTGGTGACGCTGGCCGAAGTGGAAGTGCTGCCCTTCACGGAAGTCTTCCGTTCCGTCGGCACGGCCAGGGCGCAGGCCAGCGTGACCGTGGAGACCGAGGTCGCCGGCAAGGTGACCGAGGTGCATTTCGGCGCCAACCAGGAAATCGAGGCCGGCGATCCGCTGGTCTCCCTCGATGACCGGGTCGAGCAGATCGCGCTGCGCACGGCGCGCGCCAACCTCGCCGAGGCGAAGGCGACGCTGGAGCGCTACACCGCGCTCATGGACATGAATTCGGGCGCGGTCTCCGCCGTCAACGTCGCCGAGGCCGAGACACAGGTGGAGATCGCCGAAGCGGATGTCGCCAGGGCCGAATACGACCTCGAGCAGAAGACGATACGCGCGCCCATCTCCGGCACGCTGGGGCTGACCGACGTGGAACCCGGCGTCTACCTGGCCGCGGCCTCCGAGATCGTCACCATCACCGACCAGACGCACCTGACCATCGAGTTCGGCCTGCCGGATCGCGCCGCGAATATCGTGCAGGTCGGCCAGCCGGTGCGCCTGATCACCGGTTCGCTGCCGGGCCGCGTGTTCGAGGGAACGGTCGAGGGCTATGACGGCCAGATCGACAGCACCACCCGGACGATCAAGGTGCGCGCAGGCATCGACAATACCGACGGTCTCCTGCTGCCCGGCATGATCTTCAACGTGCTCCTGGCGCACGAGAACGAGCCGCTGCCCAGGGTTCCGGCCACCGCCATCACGTGGAGCCGCGACGGGGCAAGCGTGTGGGCCGTCGAACAGGGCAAGGCGGAACCCGTGAGCGTCACCATCCGCCATCGCGCCGATGACATGGTTTGGCTCGACGCGGAGCTGGAGGAAGGCCGGCAGGTGGTTGTCGAGGGCGTGCAGAAACTGCGCGAAGGCAGCCAGGTCACCACGGCCGGGCAGATGGCCGAGGCCGGCAATCCCGGCTCCGGGCGCCGCAATGCAGCCACGGCCGCCGCCGAGGGGAGCGCGAACTGA
- a CDS encoding RraA family protein — protein sequence MDNALFELLRSVNTPTVCDALANLHPNRAFTAYTQGTPLATAPDAPPLVGYACTGKIAGRTPSVEQPESVRERRLAYYRYMAAAPKPAIAVVEDLDGNEAVGAFWGEINATLHRAVGVSGVLTNGVVRDLGVLPDDFPIIAGSVGPSLAFAHVTGFGTPVKVFGLEVKPGDLVHADRHGAVVIPPDAVPALHEAITHLVGAERALVDAAREPGFDIAKLEHAWSKFEKTRR from the coding sequence ATGGACAACGCCTTGTTCGAGCTTCTGAGGTCGGTCAACACGCCGACCGTCTGCGACGCGCTGGCAAACCTTCACCCGAACCGCGCCTTCACCGCCTACACGCAGGGCACGCCGCTGGCCACCGCGCCCGACGCGCCGCCGCTGGTCGGCTATGCCTGCACCGGCAAGATCGCCGGCAGGACGCCGTCGGTGGAACAGCCGGAATCGGTGCGCGAGCGCCGGCTTGCCTATTACCGCTACATGGCCGCCGCGCCGAAGCCGGCCATCGCCGTGGTCGAGGACCTGGACGGCAACGAGGCCGTCGGCGCCTTCTGGGGCGAGATCAACGCGACGCTGCACAGGGCGGTCGGCGTCTCCGGCGTGCTGACGAATGGCGTGGTGCGCGATCTCGGCGTTCTGCCGGACGATTTTCCGATCATCGCCGGCTCCGTCGGGCCGAGCCTCGCCTTCGCCCATGTCACCGGCTTCGGCACGCCGGTGAAGGTTTTCGGCCTGGAGGTGAAGCCCGGCGATCTCGTCCATGCCGACCGCCACGGCGCCGTGGTGATCCCGCCCGACGCCGTGCCCGCCCTGCACGAGGCGATCACCCACCTCGTCGGCGCCGAGAGGGCGCTGGTCGACGCCGCCCGCGAGCCCGGCTTCGACATCGCGAAACTGGAACACGCCTGGTCGAAATTCGAGAAGACCCGGCGCTAG
- a CDS encoding transglutaminase-like cysteine peptidase, whose protein sequence is MAAGKAAHRISGSAALPGLAAMLLLAGLAAAGCTSKTAAIDAVPTGSVAAAPAPAAFGDDAREYSMLGTVPVAFTNRKWLFKWWRAREPRAAAYLQGYCAGEDVCADPRLARLRGAVTKARSMDPERRIAAANAAVNGILAYREEDPSAADSDRWQSFMETLERGAGDCEDYAIMKYHVLRAMGVRPEAMTLLVLKDATTGAYHAVLAVSIDGRNLILDSLTDRILVDDTAGDYRVLFSFNGEDMRIHGTRTAAG, encoded by the coding sequence GTGGCGGCAGGCAAGGCAGCGCATCGCATTTCCGGCTCCGCGGCGCTGCCGGGACTGGCCGCCATGCTGCTGCTGGCCGGGCTGGCGGCGGCCGGCTGCACCTCGAAAACGGCGGCCATCGACGCGGTCCCGACCGGTTCCGTCGCCGCGGCCCCCGCACCGGCCGCCTTCGGCGACGATGCGCGCGAATATTCCATGCTCGGCACGGTGCCGGTGGCCTTCACCAACCGCAAGTGGCTGTTCAAGTGGTGGCGCGCGCGCGAGCCGCGGGCGGCGGCCTACCTGCAGGGCTACTGCGCCGGCGAGGATGTGTGCGCCGATCCCCGCCTGGCCCGCCTGCGCGGGGCCGTGACGAAGGCGCGGTCCATGGACCCCGAACGGCGGATCGCGGCGGCCAACGCGGCCGTCAACGGGATCCTCGCCTATCGGGAGGAGGACCCGTCGGCCGCCGATTCCGACCGCTGGCAGTCCTTCATGGAGACGCTGGAGCGCGGCGCGGGCGACTGCGAGGACTATGCGATCATGAAGTACCACGTGCTGCGCGCCATGGGCGTGCGGCCGGAGGCGATGACGCTGCTCGTCCTGAAGGATGCCACGACCGGCGCCTACCACGCCGTTCTCGCCGTCAGCATCGACGGCCGCAACCTGATCCTCGACAGCCTGACCGACCGGATCCTCGTCGACGACACGGCGGGAGACTACCGGGTCCTGTTCTCCTTCAACGGCGAGGACATGCGCATCCACGGCACCCGCACCGCCGCCGGCTGA
- a CDS encoding DUF2461 domain-containing protein encodes MTDEEHAGFTGETLRFLSDLRDNNTREWFREHGEDYEAHVKAPASAFAGTMAVALEAMSGTALKPKIFRINRDIRFSKDKTPYNTHLHMAWLPADDGMSPPAFMFGLSPDYCTVGCGVFEFAAPVLEAYRQAIAGSAGDDLGALLAELEAGGCRLSEPALKRLPAGFPADHPWAELALRKGLGAWCDFDGPEAATRPGLADRCLERFEKLMPLWRFLYELG; translated from the coding sequence ATGACGGACGAGGAACACGCCGGTTTCACCGGAGAGACCCTGCGCTTCCTGTCGGATCTGCGGGACAACAACACGCGTGAATGGTTCCGGGAGCACGGAGAAGACTACGAGGCGCATGTGAAGGCGCCGGCGTCGGCCTTCGCCGGGACGATGGCGGTCGCGCTGGAGGCGATGTCGGGAACGGCGCTGAAGCCGAAGATTTTCCGCATCAACCGCGACATCCGCTTCTCGAAGGACAAGACGCCCTACAACACCCATCTCCACATGGCATGGCTACCGGCCGACGACGGCATGAGCCCGCCGGCCTTCATGTTCGGTCTCTCGCCGGACTACTGCACCGTCGGCTGCGGCGTGTTCGAGTTCGCCGCGCCGGTGCTGGAGGCCTATCGCCAGGCCATCGCCGGCTCGGCGGGCGACGACCTGGGCGCGCTGCTGGCGGAGCTCGAAGCCGGCGGCTGCCGCCTGTCGGAACCGGCGCTCAAGCGGCTTCCGGCCGGCTTTCCGGCCGACCATCCCTGGGCGGAACTGGCGCTGCGCAAGGGGCTTGGCGCCTGGTGCGATTTCGACGGGCCGGAGGCGGCGACGCGGCCCGGTCTCGCGGACCGCTGCCTCGAACGCTTCGAGAAGCTGATGCCGCTGTGGCGCTTCCTGTACGAGCTCGGCTGA
- a CDS encoding TfoX/Sxy family protein, which produces MAHDEELASRMRNSLDGLPGLSERRMMGGICFMLDGNMIGGAHRERTGEGKLLFRVGKAQQEAALALPGTVPMVNGGRRMGGFVHAGEAVDDATMRELVSMALAFVTTLPPKPGRER; this is translated from the coding sequence ATGGCCCATGACGAAGAACTCGCCTCGCGCATGCGGAATTCACTCGACGGCCTGCCCGGCCTTTCGGAAAGGCGCATGATGGGCGGCATCTGCTTCATGCTCGACGGCAACATGATCGGCGGCGCGCATCGCGAGAGGACCGGCGAGGGCAAGCTGCTGTTCCGCGTCGGCAAGGCGCAGCAGGAAGCGGCGCTCGCCCTGCCCGGCACCGTGCCGATGGTGAATGGCGGCCGCCGCATGGGCGGCTTCGTCCATGCCGGCGAAGCGGTGGACGACGCCACGATGCGCGAACTGGTCTCCATGGCGCTCGCCTTCGTCACCACCCTGCCGCCGAAGCCGGGGAGAGAGCGATGA
- a CDS encoding glycerate kinase type-2 family protein, protein MTKETESTTLAGDAETIFRAGVAAADPFHAVAAALEAHDGEWSQAGRIHLVAAGKAAVPMMRAALDTLPHAKVAQAFAVTNYENVAEIEGAEVAGASHPLPDENGAAAARRIEEIAHDAATSDLVICLVSGGASALLPAPADGITLAEKIRANDLLLKSGADIVAMNTVRKALSRLKGGGLARAIHPAQGLALILSDVPGDDLAIIASGPTVPDPAAPGEALEIVRRFGLEADMPASVMAHLEKRAAAPKGTFVQTTENILVGSNRISLQATENAARQLGYETVILSEWLEGDVQEAVEALHAAALRAPRGQKTAILAGGETSVQVTGRGKGGRNQEMALRFAVLCEASPLSRDWAFLSGGTDGRDGPTDAAGGIVTAETVPALEAKDLSVDAHLADNDAFHALQAAGALLVTGATGTNVADLQVLLLG, encoded by the coding sequence ATGACGAAGGAGACGGAAAGCACGACGCTGGCCGGGGACGCGGAGACGATTTTCAGGGCGGGCGTGGCCGCGGCCGATCCGTTTCATGCCGTCGCCGCCGCGCTGGAGGCGCATGACGGCGAGTGGTCGCAGGCCGGACGGATCCACCTCGTCGCCGCCGGCAAGGCCGCGGTTCCGATGATGCGCGCCGCGCTCGACACCCTGCCGCATGCCAAGGTGGCGCAGGCCTTCGCCGTCACCAATTACGAGAATGTCGCCGAAATCGAGGGCGCCGAGGTCGCCGGCGCGTCGCACCCGCTGCCCGACGAAAACGGCGCCGCCGCCGCGCGACGGATCGAGGAAATCGCGCATGATGCGGCGACGAGCGATCTCGTCATCTGCCTTGTTTCCGGCGGTGCCTCGGCGCTGCTGCCCGCGCCCGCCGACGGCATCACGCTCGCCGAGAAGATCCGTGCCAACGACCTGCTGCTGAAATCCGGTGCCGACATCGTCGCCATGAACACGGTGCGCAAGGCCCTGTCGCGGCTCAAGGGCGGCGGGCTGGCGCGCGCCATCCACCCGGCGCAGGGGCTGGCGCTGATCCTCTCCGACGTGCCGGGCGACGACCTCGCCATCATCGCCTCGGGGCCGACCGTGCCGGACCCGGCGGCACCCGGCGAGGCGCTGGAGATCGTCAGGCGCTTCGGCCTCGAGGCGGACATGCCGGCCAGCGTCATGGCGCACCTGGAAAAGCGCGCCGCGGCGCCGAAGGGCACATTCGTCCAGACGACGGAGAACATCCTCGTCGGCTCCAACCGCATCAGCCTGCAGGCGACGGAGAACGCCGCCCGGCAGCTCGGCTACGAGACGGTCATCCTCTCGGAATGGCTGGAAGGCGACGTGCAGGAGGCGGTGGAGGCGCTGCACGCGGCGGCCCTGCGCGCCCCGCGCGGGCAGAAGACCGCGATCCTCGCGGGCGGCGAGACCAGCGTGCAGGTCACGGGCCGGGGCAAGGGCGGGCGTAACCAGGAGATGGCGCTGCGCTTCGCCGTGCTGTGCGAGGCGAGCCCGCTGTCGCGCGACTGGGCGTTTCTCTCGGGCGGCACGGACGGGCGCGACGGCCCGACCGACGCGGCGGGCGGCATCGTCACGGCGGAGACGGTTCCGGCGCTGGAGGCGAAGGACCTGTCGGTGGATGCCCATCTTGCCGACAACGACGCCTTCCACGCGCTCCAGGCGGCCGGCGCGCTGCTCGTCACCGGCGCGACCGGCACCAACGTCGCCGACCTGCAGGTGCTGCTGCTGGGGTAG
- a CDS encoding type VI secretion system-associated protein TagO: protein MLIAIAFLLLAALNARAKEQCISIANDLDRLACYDREAGRTPKRERITPAIENWDVTKETSKLTDHVNVFLSVKSQGVVNCGWNNGDHIRLLVRCVENTTALIFHTGCHMTSSDYNDYGNITYRLDSDKAQTVRGYESTNNRSLGLWTGSRSIPVIKQMFGKSVMVVRMTPFGENPFTATFNITGLEEAIAPLREACHW from the coding sequence TTGCTTATTGCAATTGCATTCTTGCTTTTGGCGGCGCTGAATGCACGCGCCAAAGAACAATGTATTTCTATCGCAAACGACCTAGATCGGTTGGCTTGTTACGATCGTGAGGCTGGGCGCACACCTAAAAGAGAACGGATTACCCCAGCGATCGAAAATTGGGATGTGACGAAAGAGACGTCAAAATTGACTGATCACGTGAATGTATTTTTGAGCGTCAAATCCCAAGGGGTTGTGAACTGTGGATGGAACAATGGTGATCACATTCGGCTTTTAGTTCGCTGCGTCGAGAATACCACGGCACTGATTTTTCATACCGGCTGCCACATGACCTCCAGTGACTACAATGATTATGGGAACATCACATACCGGCTGGATAGCGACAAAGCCCAAACAGTTCGGGGCTATGAGTCCACAAACAATCGCTCACTTGGACTGTGGACAGGTAGCCGGTCCATCCCCGTAATCAAACAAATGTTTGGGAAGTCAGTGATGGTAGTTCGCATGACGCCATTTGGCGAGAATCCATTCACCGCGACTTTCAATATTACCGGGCTGGAAGAGGCAATCGCACCATTGCGAGAAGCCTGTCACTGGTAA
- a CDS encoding vWA domain-containing protein — MFIPFFLELKAAKIPVSLREYLSLLEGMQADLVTWDVEAFYYLARATLVKDERHIDRFDRVFAHVFRGVEAVSGEGAVDPANLPEEWLRRLAEKHLTEEEKKLVESLGGFDRLMETLKERLREQQGRHQGGSKWIGTAGTSPFGAYGYNPEGVRIGQDGSRHRRAVKVWDRREFRNLDDSVELGTRNIKVALKRLRRWAREGAEEEFDLDGTIRSTAEHGYLDVKMRPERRNAVKLLMFFDVGGSMDDHVRVVEELFSAARAEFRHMEYYYFHNCLYESVWKDNRRRHGERIPTIDVLNTYGSDYRVIFVGDAAMSPYEIAMPGGSVEHWNEEPGAVWMARAIEKFPKSVWINPERQDRWHYTQSTRMLSEIMGGRMYPLTLKGLEEATRELSR; from the coding sequence ATGTTCATACCGTTCTTCCTCGAGCTGAAGGCCGCGAAGATTCCCGTCTCCCTGCGCGAGTATCTCTCGCTGCTGGAGGGCATGCAGGCCGACCTCGTCACCTGGGATGTCGAGGCCTTCTACTATCTCGCCCGTGCCACCCTGGTGAAGGACGAGCGCCACATCGACCGTTTCGACCGGGTCTTCGCCCATGTCTTCCGCGGCGTCGAGGCGGTCTCCGGCGAGGGCGCGGTCGATCCGGCGAACCTGCCTGAGGAATGGTTGCGCAGGCTCGCCGAGAAGCACCTGACGGAAGAGGAGAAGAAGCTGGTCGAGTCGCTCGGCGGCTTCGACAGGCTGATGGAAACGCTGAAGGAGCGTCTCAGGGAACAGCAGGGCCGCCACCAGGGCGGCTCGAAATGGATCGGCACCGCCGGCACGTCGCCCTTCGGCGCCTATGGCTACAACCCGGAGGGCGTGCGCATCGGCCAGGACGGGAGCCGCCACCGCCGCGCCGTCAAGGTCTGGGACAGGCGCGAGTTCCGCAATCTCGACGATTCGGTGGAGCTGGGCACGCGCAACATCAAGGTGGCGCTGAAGCGGCTCAGGCGCTGGGCGCGCGAGGGCGCCGAGGAGGAGTTCGACCTCGACGGCACCATCCGCTCCACCGCCGAGCACGGCTATCTCGACGTGAAGATGCGCCCGGAGCGGCGCAACGCGGTGAAGCTGCTGATGTTCTTCGACGTCGGCGGCTCGATGGACGACCACGTCCGCGTCGTCGAGGAGCTGTTCTCCGCCGCCCGCGCCGAGTTCAGGCACATGGAATACTACTACTTCCACAACTGCCTCTACGAGAGCGTGTGGAAGGACAACCGCCGCCGCCACGGCGAGCGCATCCCGACCATTGACGTGCTCAACACCTACGGCTCCGACTACCGCGTGATCTTCGTCGGCGACGCGGCGATGAGCCCCTACGAGATCGCCATGCCCGGCGGCTCGGTGGAGCACTGGAACGAGGAACCCGGCGCGGTGTGGATGGCCCGCGCGATCGAGAAGTTCCCGAAATCGGTCTGGATCAATCCCGAGCGGCAGGATCGCTGGCACTACACGCAGTCGACGCGGATGCTCTCCGAGATCATGGGCGGGCGCATGTATCCGCTGACGCTGAAGGGCCTGGAAGAGGCGACGCGGGAACTGTCGCGGTAG